The following nucleotide sequence is from Lusitaniella coriacea LEGE 07157.
CGGTTGAGCGCCGTCGAAACTCCAGTCCAGATAAAATTTAGCAAAGAGTTCGTTGGCTAATGCTTCTTCTTGAATAAAGCCGTTTTCTTTCGCTCCAGAAATCGCGCGATCGTAGTGTTCGATCGCTTCTATTTTATTTGCCGAACCCCTACACAATTCAGCATTTACTAGGTCGTATTTATGTTGAAAATTGGCTGGAGCAAATTTAGCCCAAGTCTTTAATTGTTCTTTATTAATTTCGAGGCGTTCTCGATCTTGAGCGGTTAAATCGTTCCTCCGGTCTAATAAAGCAAGGCTATAATAAAACCTATACTCTGAAGCATAAGCACTTCCTTTTGCACCTTCGCGATACTGCCAACCTTGGTTGCCAGCTTCGATCGCTAATGTGCTATCCTCAAATAAATAAGCCAGTCGCGTTTGGGCTTCATAGAAACAGAGAACTAAAAACACTAGATCGTTTTGTAACCATTCTGATAAACACTTTTCTCCATCTAATACTTGACCTTGTAGTAAATGGGGACGCTCATTTTTTCCTATAAGATTAGCGATAACCTGTTTATTAATCCGAATAAAATTTTCGTGAAAATCATATTTTGCCTTGACAATTATAGGTAAATAGCGATTCTGACTTTGAAATACTGTTTCCAACAATTCTCCGCTATAAAAAAGATAATTGCCATGGTGGACTGCCGAATAGAAAGCATATTCAAGATCGCCATTTTCTAATCCTGTTTCTATTGCAGTCAGGAAACCTATTGCTGAGTTTTTGAGAGGTTCTTTCCAGGGTCGAATAAACGCATTAAAGAGAGCAATTGCTTTAGTCGCATAAGAACGAGAATTAAATTTTTCAATCATCTGTAAGGCTAGTTTGCCAAACTCGTATCCGGCTTCAATTTCACCATACATTCCACATAATAAGTTTCCATACCATCCATAAGCTGAAGCCGTAATAGGACAATATCCGTTCTTTAGACTGTAACGAACGGTATAAAGAACGCACAGAATAAAAAGATTAGGATTGGCAATATAACTGGTACACAATAAATAATTTAGGATAGACATTGCCATTAGTTTTTCTTCTTCTTCAATGATTGGAAGCTCTATTAGATCGGCAACTTTGTCATTATATAAAGCAATTTCTTGATAAATTAATTCGATTTCTGATTGATTTTTTTCTGGATCTATGGACATATTTATTCCCATACCGTCAAGAAGATCAATACTCAGGTCAATGGCATCATTCCATTGATTTTTATTGATTTTTAACATAATTTGTAGTTCACAAACTTTAACTCGATCGAGTAAGTTTCGTGCCTTTTCTAATGTTTTTGGAAACAACTCTTGGGCAACTTGTAAGTTATGATTTAAATACTCACTCTCAATCATTGTCAGAGCCAAAGAAAAACTCAGCTCGTAATCATCTTGCCAACTGTCTGGAGGGAGAATGATTTGTCCAGCATGACAATAGTTACGACTTGCTTCATAAGCGACAGAAGCTTTTGCTTTTTGACTGGCTTGAAGGTTTAATCGTGCAATAAGGTATCGTTCTGCGCGATCGCTGATTAAATCTTTTCCGAGATTGAAATGATTGACAATTGTAAAAAGCTGTTCTTCTCGTTCGCTTTCTGACAGATTTTTCCAAAGTTGATGACCGATAGCAAGATGAGTGACTTGCTTTTGACTTTTGGGAATCAAAGAATAAGCCGCCTGTTGAACGCGATCGTGCAGGAAGCGATAATTTACAGCAACCCTATCAGCTTCAGCCGAGTCAATTTCACCTTGAAAAAACTTGTAAGCTTCGCTAATGGGTAAAATCATCCCTTCTTGCAACGCATTCCAAAGCTCGCTTGCCACTTCTTCTGAGGAACTTTCTCGCACGATCGCTAAAGTTTCTAAATCGAACTGGTTGCCGATACAAGCAGCTAACTTTAATACCTCTTGGGTCGCTGCGGGTAACTTTTGCAATCGAGATGCCATAAACTCCACCACATCATCGGTCAGTGCCGCATCTCGAACCTTGACTAAATCGCATTTCCAATAGCCTAAGTCGAGGTTGAAAGTAATAAGTTTGTCTTCATACAATCTTTTCAAAAATTGTGTGGTAAAGAAGGAATTTCCTTGAGTTTTTTGATGTACTAACTTGGTCAAAAGTCGAGATTGCTCAACAGTACAAATGAGGGATTCTGCGACGAGCTGATTGATATGATGCAGCGCTAAGGGAGCAAGTGTAATCGTGGAAATAGCGGCTTCCTGTTTAGCTAATTCTGCTAGAGTCAACATCAGAGGATGAGCGGGAAATACTTCGTTATCGCGATAGGCTCCCAAAAGCAGCAAGTAGCCTCTATCGCTATCCCCCATCAAGACTTTCATCAGATTTAGTGATGCCGAATCTGCCCATTGCAAGTCATCGAGAAAGATAACTAAAGGATGTTCTTTGGTGGTGAAGACGGCAATGAATTTCTCAAAGAGCAGGTTAAAACGATTTTGAGCCTCACTTCCCGATAATTCCGGGACAGGAGGTTGTTTGCCAATAACGGTTTCGAGTTCGGGAATGACATCAATCAGAACTTGTCCGTTATTTCCCACCGCTTCGAGGATTTTAGTTTTCCAATGAGTTAGTTCGGCATCGGATTCACTGAGGATTTGCCCCATTAAGCTGCGGAAAGCTTGCACAA
It contains:
- a CDS encoding trifunctional serine/threonine-protein kinase/ATP-binding protein/sensor histidine kinase, producing KLGERDICDHFLIPEKLYGREGEVQVLLNAFERVAEGNSEMILVEGFSGIGKTAVVHEVHKPIVKNRGYFIKGKFDQFNRNIPFSAFVQAFRSLMGQILSESDAELTHWKTKILEAVGNNGQVLIDVIPELETVIGKQPPVPELSGSEAQNRFNLLFEKFIAVFTTKEHPLVIFLDDLQWADSASLNLMKVLMGDSDRGYLLLLGAYRDNEVFPAHPLMLTLAELAKQEAAISTITLAPLALHHINQLVAESLICTVEQSRLLTKLVHQKTQGNSFFTTQFLKRLYEDKLITFNLDLGYWKCDLVKVRDAALTDDVVEFMASRLQKLPAATQEVLKLAACIGNQFDLETLAIVRESSSEEVASELWNALQEGMILPISEAYKFFQGEIDSAEADRVAVNYRFLHDRVQQAAYSLIPKSQKQVTHLAIGHQLWKNLSESEREEQLFTIVNHFNLGKDLISDRAERYLIARLNLQASQKAKASVAYEASRNYCHAGQIILPPDSWQDDYELSFSLALTMIESEYLNHNLQVAQELFPKTLEKARNLLDRVKVCELQIMLKINKNQWNDAIDLSIDLLDGMGINMSIDPEKNQSEIELIYQEIALYNDKVADLIELPIIEEEEKLMAMSILNYLLCTSYIANPNLFILCVLYTVRYSLKNGYCPITASAYGWYGNLLCGMYGEIEAGYEFGKLALQMIEKFNSRSYATKAIALFNAFIRPWKEPLKNSAIGFLTAIETGLENGDLEYAFYSAVHHGNYLFYSGELLETVFQSQNRYLPIIVKAKYDFHENFIRINKQVIANLIGKNERPHLLQGQVLDGEKCLSEWLQNDLVFLVLCFYEAQTRLAYLFEDSTLAIEAGNQGWQYREGAKGSAYASEYRFYYSLALLDRRNDLTAQDRERLEINKEQLKTWAKFAPANFQHKYDLVNAELCRGSANKIEAIEHYDRAISGAKENGFIQEEALANELFAKFYLDWSFDGAQPNGKEKYAALHMQEAYYCYAQWGAKAKTDALEQRYPQLLQPILESTQQRDPISSASTTSLSTTSSHSQTAAITNISSLLNFSSLLKASQTLSGEIELDRLLSNLMKIILENAGATKGALLLIGEQGLTVDAIATRNNEDLQFDSVHQSIPLEDYPDLPAGLINYVRRTTKTALLDAKTAQEKFAADTYLRRFSPQSLLCFPLLERGNLIGILYLENTLTADAFTRDRVELLDALCAQAAISLNNARLYQQAQQALQDLQEAQLQLVQNEKMATLGNLVAGVAHEINNPVGFIGGNVSAAQEYLQDLLEIIALYQENASVPESIIEEIEDLDLDFIAEDFPKLIASMQTGCERIRNISTSLRTFSRTDTDAKTEFNLHEGIESTLLILKYRLKAHENRPAIEIVKEYGDIPEVKCYAGQINQVFMNLVANAIDALEEGNEGRSFAEITMNPNCITIQTEATSEGVIVSIGDNGKGMPEGVRAKIFEQGFTTKGVGKGTGLGLAIARQIIVEKHGGTLTCHSEPGKGTAFVIKIPLHA